From a single Coleofasciculaceae cyanobacterium genomic region:
- a CDS encoding nuclear transport factor 2 family protein — protein MPFHNVTELPKGFCDPDSALPSELSTSDRVQITELLHRVYLCEDSRDDAALKKILTEDYINKHPLFGKHESASSFIEWFKNTPVGFDGIRHHCLNSITRKVGPDVAESVSYILVLQLFPAESRNESPSEELDSLLPRTIGHGVVCDRWIKQNDRWYLQHRVYQQMSINSAFLPDSNKRKDAARTPQ, from the coding sequence TTGCCATTTCATAACGTTACTGAATTACCAAAAGGATTCTGCGATCCAGATTCAGCATTGCCTAGTGAGTTATCTACTAGCGACCGCGTTCAAATCACAGAATTATTACACCGCGTTTATCTATGTGAAGATAGCCGAGATGACGCTGCTTTGAAAAAAATATTGACCGAAGATTATATCAACAAACATCCTTTATTTGGCAAACATGAAAGTGCTAGCAGTTTTATTGAGTGGTTTAAAAATACTCCTGTTGGATTCGATGGTATTCGTCACCATTGCTTGAACTCAATAACCCGTAAAGTCGGTCCAGATGTAGCAGAATCAGTTAGTTATATTTTGGTGCTTCAACTTTTTCCTGCCGAGTCTCGTAATGAGTCTCCCAGTGAAGAATTGGACTCATTACTGCCTCGTACTATTGGTCATGGTGTTGTATGCGACCGCTGGATTAAACAAAACGATAGATGGTACTTGCAACATCGTGTTTATCAGCAGATGTCGATTAACTCTGCTTTTCTACCAGATAGCAATAAGCGCAAAGATGCTGCGCGAACCCCACAATAG